The Heliangelus exortis chromosome 26, bHelExo1.hap1, whole genome shotgun sequence genome window below encodes:
- the ATP12A gene encoding potassium-transporting ATPase alpha chain 2 isoform X1: protein MVKKKSDVYSIEIRGTKDLEKTEIGGEEEKYKDLKGNKKKKKTEDLKREVDLDDHKLSASELEAKYGTSVSNGLSSARAAEILARDGPNSLTPPKATPEIVKFLKQMVGGFSILLWIGAVFSWISFGIQFAQGVESSFDNLYLGVVLALVVILTGIFAYYQEAKSTNIMASFSKMIPQQALVIRDGGKKELPADQLVVGDIVEIKGGDKIPADIRLIFAQGCKVDNSSLTGESEPQPRSCDFTHDNPLETRNIAFYSTTCVEGTATGIVINTGDRTVIGRIASLTSGVGNEKTPIAIEIEHFVYLVAGVAISIGVLFFIISVSMRYAILDSIIFLIGIIVANVPEGLLATVTVSLSLTAKRMAKKNCLVKNLEAVETLGSTSIICSDKTGTLTQNRMTVAHLWFDNQIYSADTSEDQTTQPFDQSSPSWAALSKIVTLCNRAEFRPGQENLPIMKRVVVGDASETALLKFAEVILGDVMTIRAQNKKVAEIPFNSTNKYQLSIHETEDPNDKRFLLVMKGAPERILERCSTIMINGKEEPLDSEKAEAFQTAYMELGGMGERVLGFCHLYLPENEFPDTYSFDTDSMNFPTSNLCFVGLLSMIDPPRSTVPDAVSKCRSAGIKVIMVTGDHPITAKAIAKSVGIISATSETVEDIAKRLNVPVEQVNRREATAAVVNGMELKDMSLQQLDEILCNHSEIVFARTSPQQKLIIVEGCQRQGAVVAVTGDGVNDSPALKKADIGIAMGIAGSDAAKNAADMVLLDDNFASIVTGVEEGRLIFDNLKKTIAYTLTKNIAELCPFLIYIIASIPMPIGTITILFIDLGTDIIPSVALAYEKAESDIMNRRPRNKKKDRLVNEQLAVYSYLQIGIIQSVGAFVTYFTVYAEQGFLPSTLLGVRVDWENNDINDFEDSYGQEWTKYQRTYLQWTGYTAFFVSITIQQVADLIIRKTRRNSIFQQGLFRNKVIWVGIFSQIGIALILTYGLGHVTALNFTPLRFQYWFVAVPFAILIWVYDEVRKLFIRRYPGSWWDKNMYY, encoded by the exons ATGGTAAAG AAGAAGTCTGATGTTTACTCGATTGAAATCCGTGGGACCAAAGacctggaaaaaacagagattggaggggaggaggagaaatacAAAGACTTAaaaggcaacaagaaaaaaaagaagacagaagaccTTAAGAGAGAAGTGGACCTG GATGACCACAAACTCAGTGCTTCAGAACTGGAGGCGAAGTATGGTACAAGTGTGAGCAAT GGTCTCTCCAgtgcaagagcagcagagatTTTGGCTCGAGATGGACCCAACTCCCTCACTCCTCCCAAAGCCACTCCTGAAATTGTTAAGTTCCTCAAGCAGATGGTGGGAGGATTTTCCATCCTCTTATGGATAGGAGCTGTCTTCTCCTGGATTTCATTTGGCATTCAGTTTGCCCAGGGAGTTGAGTCATCCTTTGACAAT CTCTACCTCGGGGTAGTCCTGGCACTGGTTGTCATCCTCACTGGTATCTTTGCTTACTATCAAGAAGCTAAAAGCACAAACATCATGGCCAGCTTCAGCAAAATGATTCCACAG CAAGCTCTTGTCATCAGAgatggaggaaagaaggaacTGCCAGCAGACCAGCTGGTGGTTGGAGACATCGTGGAAATAAAGGGTGGAGATAAGATCCCAGCAGACATTCGTCTGATCTTTGCTCAGGGTTGTAAG GTGGACAATTCTTCACTCACAGGGGAATCAGAACCACAGCCTCGTTCCTGTGACTTCACCCACGACAACCCACTGGAGACCAGGAACATTGCATTCTACTCCACCACCTGTGTGGAAG GCACTGCTACTGGCATTGTCATCAACACAGGGGACCGCACGGTCATCGGGCGCATTGCCTCCCTCACCTCGGGGGTGGGGAATGAGAAAACACCCATTGCCATTGAGATTGAGCACTTTGTCTACCTGGTGGCAGGTGTGGCCATCTCCATTGGTGTCCTCTTCTTCATCATCTCTGTCTCCATGCGTTATGCCATCCTGGACTCCATCATCTTTCTCATTGGCATCATTGTGGCAAACGTGCCAGAGGGGCTGCTAGCCACGGTGACG GTGAGTCTGTCCTTGACAGCCAAGAGGATGGCAAAGAAGAATTGTTTGGTGAAGAACCTGGAAGCTGTAGAAACACTGGGTTCTACCTCCATCATCTGTTCAGACAAGACAGGGACCCTCACCCAAAACAGGATGACTGTTGCTCACCTCTGGTTTGACAATCAGATCTACTCTGCTGACACCAGTGAAGATCAAACAA CCCAGCCTTTTGATCAAAGTTCTCCATCATGGGCAGCATTATCAAAAATTGTAACTCTCTGCAACCGGGCAGAATTCAGACCAGGACAGGAGAACCTCCCAATAATGAAG agagttgtggttGGTGATGCCTctgaaacagctctgctgaaattTGCAGAAGTCATTTTGGGTGATGTCATGACTATTAGAGCCCAGAACAAGAAGGTGGCTGAAATTCCTTTCAACTCTACCAACAAATACCAG CTTTCCATTCATGAGACTGAAGACCCCAATGACAAACGCTTTCTGCTGGTGATGAAAGGTGCCCCAGAGAGGATTTTAGAGAGATGCAGCACCATCATGATCAATGGCAAAGAAGAGCCACTGGACAGTGAAAAGGCAGAAGCTTTCCAAACAGCATACATGGAACTGGGGGGCATGGGAGAGAGAGTGCTGG gTTTCTGCCATTTGTACCTGCCTGAAAATGAGTTTCCAGACACCTACTCGTTTGACACAGATTCCATGAACTTCCCAACCTCCAACCTCTGCTTTGTTGGGCTTCTGTCTATGATTGACCCACCCCGTTCCACCGTGCCTGATGCTGTCTCCAAATGTCGCAGTGCTGGGATCAAG GTTATCATGGTCACTGGTGACCATCCAATCACTGCCAAGGCCATTGCCAAGAGTGTGGGCATCATCTCAGCCACCAGCGAGACGGTGGAAGATATCGCCAAGCGCCTCAACGTTCCTGTCGAGCAAGTCAACAGGAG AGAAGCTACAGCAGCAGTGGTTAATGGGATGGAGCTGAAGGACATGAGTTTGCAGCAGCTGGATGAAATCTTGTGTAACCACTCTGAGATTGTCTTTGCTAGGACATCACCCCAACAGAAACTGATCATAGTTGAAGGCTGCCAAAGGCAG GGAGCAGTGGTTGCCGTGACTGGAGATGGAGTCAATGACTCCCCTGCTCTTAAAAAAGCAGATATTGGAATTGCCATGGGGATTGCTGGTTCAGATGCAGCCAAAAATGCAGCTGATATGGTACTGCTGGATGATAACTTTGCTTCTATTGTCACAGGAGTagaggaag gcCGCCTGATCTTTGACAACCTAAAGAAAACAATTGCCTACACCCTGACTAAGAACATTGCTGAGCTTTGTCCCTTTCTCATCTACATTATTGCCAGCATTCCCATGCCCATTGGCACTATCACCATCCTGTTCATTGACCTGGGCACAGACATT ATCCCCTCTGTTGCTTTAGCCTATGAGAAGGCTGAAAGTGATATCATGAACAGAAGACCTCGgaacaaaaaaaaggacaggCTGGTGAATGAGCAGCTTGCAGTATACTCCTATCTGCAGATTG GTATCATCCAGTCTGTGGGAGCCTTTGTAACCTATTTTACTGTGTATGCTGAACAAGGCTTCCTCCCTTCCACACTGCTTGGTGTCAGAGTCGACTGGGAGAACAATGACATTAATGACTTTGAGGATTCATATGGACAGGAATGG aCTAAATACCAGAGGACATACCTCCAGTGGACTGGCTACACTGCCTTTTTTGTCAGCATCACAATTCAGCAAGTTGCTGATTTGATCATCAGGAAAACACGAAGAAATTCCATTTTCCAGCAAGGTCTTTTCAG gaaTAAAGTCATCTGGGTGGGTATTTTTTCCCAGATAGGAATTGCCCTGATTCTTACCTATGGTCTTGGACATGTCACAGCCCTGAACTTCACACCACTGAG GTTTCAGTACTGGTTTGTGGCTGTCCCATTTGCCATCTTGATATGGGTCTATGATGAAGTCCGCAAGCTCTTTATCAGGAGATACCCAGGAA gctggTGGGACAAGAACATGTATTATTGA
- the ATP12A gene encoding potassium-transporting ATPase alpha chain 2 isoform X2: MVKKSDVYSIEIRGTKDLEKTEIGGEEEKYKDLKGNKKKKKTEDLKREVDLDDHKLSASELEAKYGTSVSNGLSSARAAEILARDGPNSLTPPKATPEIVKFLKQMVGGFSILLWIGAVFSWISFGIQFAQGVESSFDNLYLGVVLALVVILTGIFAYYQEAKSTNIMASFSKMIPQQALVIRDGGKKELPADQLVVGDIVEIKGGDKIPADIRLIFAQGCKVDNSSLTGESEPQPRSCDFTHDNPLETRNIAFYSTTCVEGTATGIVINTGDRTVIGRIASLTSGVGNEKTPIAIEIEHFVYLVAGVAISIGVLFFIISVSMRYAILDSIIFLIGIIVANVPEGLLATVTVSLSLTAKRMAKKNCLVKNLEAVETLGSTSIICSDKTGTLTQNRMTVAHLWFDNQIYSADTSEDQTTQPFDQSSPSWAALSKIVTLCNRAEFRPGQENLPIMKRVVVGDASETALLKFAEVILGDVMTIRAQNKKVAEIPFNSTNKYQLSIHETEDPNDKRFLLVMKGAPERILERCSTIMINGKEEPLDSEKAEAFQTAYMELGGMGERVLGFCHLYLPENEFPDTYSFDTDSMNFPTSNLCFVGLLSMIDPPRSTVPDAVSKCRSAGIKVIMVTGDHPITAKAIAKSVGIISATSETVEDIAKRLNVPVEQVNRREATAAVVNGMELKDMSLQQLDEILCNHSEIVFARTSPQQKLIIVEGCQRQGAVVAVTGDGVNDSPALKKADIGIAMGIAGSDAAKNAADMVLLDDNFASIVTGVEEGRLIFDNLKKTIAYTLTKNIAELCPFLIYIIASIPMPIGTITILFIDLGTDIIPSVALAYEKAESDIMNRRPRNKKKDRLVNEQLAVYSYLQIGIIQSVGAFVTYFTVYAEQGFLPSTLLGVRVDWENNDINDFEDSYGQEWTKYQRTYLQWTGYTAFFVSITIQQVADLIIRKTRRNSIFQQGLFRNKVIWVGIFSQIGIALILTYGLGHVTALNFTPLRFQYWFVAVPFAILIWVYDEVRKLFIRRYPGSWWDKNMYY, translated from the exons ATGGTAAAG AAGTCTGATGTTTACTCGATTGAAATCCGTGGGACCAAAGacctggaaaaaacagagattggaggggaggaggagaaatacAAAGACTTAaaaggcaacaagaaaaaaaagaagacagaagaccTTAAGAGAGAAGTGGACCTG GATGACCACAAACTCAGTGCTTCAGAACTGGAGGCGAAGTATGGTACAAGTGTGAGCAAT GGTCTCTCCAgtgcaagagcagcagagatTTTGGCTCGAGATGGACCCAACTCCCTCACTCCTCCCAAAGCCACTCCTGAAATTGTTAAGTTCCTCAAGCAGATGGTGGGAGGATTTTCCATCCTCTTATGGATAGGAGCTGTCTTCTCCTGGATTTCATTTGGCATTCAGTTTGCCCAGGGAGTTGAGTCATCCTTTGACAAT CTCTACCTCGGGGTAGTCCTGGCACTGGTTGTCATCCTCACTGGTATCTTTGCTTACTATCAAGAAGCTAAAAGCACAAACATCATGGCCAGCTTCAGCAAAATGATTCCACAG CAAGCTCTTGTCATCAGAgatggaggaaagaaggaacTGCCAGCAGACCAGCTGGTGGTTGGAGACATCGTGGAAATAAAGGGTGGAGATAAGATCCCAGCAGACATTCGTCTGATCTTTGCTCAGGGTTGTAAG GTGGACAATTCTTCACTCACAGGGGAATCAGAACCACAGCCTCGTTCCTGTGACTTCACCCACGACAACCCACTGGAGACCAGGAACATTGCATTCTACTCCACCACCTGTGTGGAAG GCACTGCTACTGGCATTGTCATCAACACAGGGGACCGCACGGTCATCGGGCGCATTGCCTCCCTCACCTCGGGGGTGGGGAATGAGAAAACACCCATTGCCATTGAGATTGAGCACTTTGTCTACCTGGTGGCAGGTGTGGCCATCTCCATTGGTGTCCTCTTCTTCATCATCTCTGTCTCCATGCGTTATGCCATCCTGGACTCCATCATCTTTCTCATTGGCATCATTGTGGCAAACGTGCCAGAGGGGCTGCTAGCCACGGTGACG GTGAGTCTGTCCTTGACAGCCAAGAGGATGGCAAAGAAGAATTGTTTGGTGAAGAACCTGGAAGCTGTAGAAACACTGGGTTCTACCTCCATCATCTGTTCAGACAAGACAGGGACCCTCACCCAAAACAGGATGACTGTTGCTCACCTCTGGTTTGACAATCAGATCTACTCTGCTGACACCAGTGAAGATCAAACAA CCCAGCCTTTTGATCAAAGTTCTCCATCATGGGCAGCATTATCAAAAATTGTAACTCTCTGCAACCGGGCAGAATTCAGACCAGGACAGGAGAACCTCCCAATAATGAAG agagttgtggttGGTGATGCCTctgaaacagctctgctgaaattTGCAGAAGTCATTTTGGGTGATGTCATGACTATTAGAGCCCAGAACAAGAAGGTGGCTGAAATTCCTTTCAACTCTACCAACAAATACCAG CTTTCCATTCATGAGACTGAAGACCCCAATGACAAACGCTTTCTGCTGGTGATGAAAGGTGCCCCAGAGAGGATTTTAGAGAGATGCAGCACCATCATGATCAATGGCAAAGAAGAGCCACTGGACAGTGAAAAGGCAGAAGCTTTCCAAACAGCATACATGGAACTGGGGGGCATGGGAGAGAGAGTGCTGG gTTTCTGCCATTTGTACCTGCCTGAAAATGAGTTTCCAGACACCTACTCGTTTGACACAGATTCCATGAACTTCCCAACCTCCAACCTCTGCTTTGTTGGGCTTCTGTCTATGATTGACCCACCCCGTTCCACCGTGCCTGATGCTGTCTCCAAATGTCGCAGTGCTGGGATCAAG GTTATCATGGTCACTGGTGACCATCCAATCACTGCCAAGGCCATTGCCAAGAGTGTGGGCATCATCTCAGCCACCAGCGAGACGGTGGAAGATATCGCCAAGCGCCTCAACGTTCCTGTCGAGCAAGTCAACAGGAG AGAAGCTACAGCAGCAGTGGTTAATGGGATGGAGCTGAAGGACATGAGTTTGCAGCAGCTGGATGAAATCTTGTGTAACCACTCTGAGATTGTCTTTGCTAGGACATCACCCCAACAGAAACTGATCATAGTTGAAGGCTGCCAAAGGCAG GGAGCAGTGGTTGCCGTGACTGGAGATGGAGTCAATGACTCCCCTGCTCTTAAAAAAGCAGATATTGGAATTGCCATGGGGATTGCTGGTTCAGATGCAGCCAAAAATGCAGCTGATATGGTACTGCTGGATGATAACTTTGCTTCTATTGTCACAGGAGTagaggaag gcCGCCTGATCTTTGACAACCTAAAGAAAACAATTGCCTACACCCTGACTAAGAACATTGCTGAGCTTTGTCCCTTTCTCATCTACATTATTGCCAGCATTCCCATGCCCATTGGCACTATCACCATCCTGTTCATTGACCTGGGCACAGACATT ATCCCCTCTGTTGCTTTAGCCTATGAGAAGGCTGAAAGTGATATCATGAACAGAAGACCTCGgaacaaaaaaaaggacaggCTGGTGAATGAGCAGCTTGCAGTATACTCCTATCTGCAGATTG GTATCATCCAGTCTGTGGGAGCCTTTGTAACCTATTTTACTGTGTATGCTGAACAAGGCTTCCTCCCTTCCACACTGCTTGGTGTCAGAGTCGACTGGGAGAACAATGACATTAATGACTTTGAGGATTCATATGGACAGGAATGG aCTAAATACCAGAGGACATACCTCCAGTGGACTGGCTACACTGCCTTTTTTGTCAGCATCACAATTCAGCAAGTTGCTGATTTGATCATCAGGAAAACACGAAGAAATTCCATTTTCCAGCAAGGTCTTTTCAG gaaTAAAGTCATCTGGGTGGGTATTTTTTCCCAGATAGGAATTGCCCTGATTCTTACCTATGGTCTTGGACATGTCACAGCCCTGAACTTCACACCACTGAG GTTTCAGTACTGGTTTGTGGCTGTCCCATTTGCCATCTTGATATGGGTCTATGATGAAGTCCGCAAGCTCTTTATCAGGAGATACCCAGGAA gctggTGGGACAAGAACATGTATTATTGA